In Phaseolus vulgaris cultivar G19833 chromosome 7, P. vulgaris v2.0, whole genome shotgun sequence, the genomic stretch AAAATAGTAGTTATTATGATAATGGACTTGATGATATGACAAATCATCTAGCCATAGAAGAACCCTGGCTCCTATTTCACTTGCTGCAACCAAACCCATCCGTACATTTTTATTTAGAGTGCTGCATTTGCAAAAGTTGGTAGATTCAGATGAACAAATGATATCTGCATGTTATCATTTTACCTTGCTGAGCATTAAAGTCTGCTTTGGTGATTCATATTTTAGAATTATATAAAATGTTGATTAATCACATGTATTGCACTATTGCCAATGAATTTGTAACATTATTTTGCCTTAGAGTTCTTCACTTGATCCTAAATAGGACTCTTCATTTgttaaaagttatattttttaaataaaggaGATGGAGCTAGATTTTTGTGCTATGATAGACGGATTGCTGTAGTTGCATAGTAATGAAGTGAGGAAAAATTAGGTTTCTGGAATCTGGACTTCTAGTGTATTCTGTTAGCAAACCTGTGGTTCTCTTTTGGAGAATGATTTTTTCtgcaatattatttttcattgacAGACCTTTGTTTTGTATTGTAGACCATTGTTGTTATAGCCGTAGTCCCCCTTGGAGTTGTTCAACTTGGTTCCTTAAATAAAGTAAGATGACtacattcttctttcttttacttttgtGCTTAAATCCCATGCTGTTGGTGAATGTGGTTGCTGTTGTAGTTCAGTAACACATCTGTTATCATACACTATTCTCTTTCATACGTTTGGTTTCAGTATTTTAAAGTTTGTTTggatttttttgtaatttgcCATCACAATATAAGTATTCAAATAATATGATTTGCCTCTTATTTCTTCTCCATCTAATTTTGGTAACTGCTTGAGTGGTTATTAGGGTATTGATTGAATACTTGTCAATCCTTTTCACTAATTGTATTTGTGTAAACTTAGTAGTCCATGTTGGCCATAAAATGTAAATGGATTTTTTAGTGCTGATTCTATGGATACAATTCTACATATAATAATACTGAGGCTACTACTATGAAAATCACATGCTTGCATATTTAAATGGTAATGAAACCCCTTGCTTTTGGCATgtctttgttttctttgttATGTAAATTGGCTGGAAAGTTGATTGCTTAATCTAGGGAAAGCTTTCTAGCTTTTATTACAGACTTGTGCTTAGTTGTTCCTTTTACTCCTGAAATTACTTCTATGATCTATTCTAACACGTTGACAAGGAAGCATTCAGTAAATTTGTAGGCCTTGTGCTTAATGTTCTGATTAAGATTTAGATGGATATGATTGATAGATTTAGAATATTTTCAGATGTATATTTAAGCAGAAGTctatttattattgaaatatttaataatcCGCCCCTTTTCTGTAATCCCTGATATCAGGTTGCTGAAGATATGGGGGTTATAACATGTATCCGAAGTCTCTTTTTGTCTAATCAAGATTACACAATTTGCCATGCTCCTAATCAATTACAAAATAGTCTGAAGAATTCTTCGTCTGTGGTAATTTTTCTCCATTCTTTCTGTGTATGTGTCTTCAGTCTGCATGAATGTGCTTGTGTGACCATTGACATATACATCTTTTCACACACTAACAGAGCAAATGATgtgtataaagtttttttttttttttttatcacggATGCATTGAGCATAATCATAAGATTtgtttcatctttctctttcAGATGGATTCAGAAACTTCAGAAAGTGTGCCTGCTTACTTGCAGACTACAGAGAAAACCATGAAGCATGAATTACTGGATAACATAATGCCCTTTCAATGTCCTGGGAACAATGATTCACCTCATGCTGTATATGAGAAAACGACTGTTGATGTGGCCAAGCATGAGGGGCCTGAATTAAACAGTGATGGAAGTTCCATTTTGCTTCAGTCAATGTCTAATATGATGAATGTGGAGCAGCAGAAACTTTTAGGGATGAGACCTGTAAATGAGAGAAAGTTTGAAGGGAACAGTAGTGGCCGTGAAGATACAAGTGTGGAATCAGGAAAAAAATTGTCATCTTTTTTACACAATTTGGTTACAGATAATAATGGTGTCAATGATTTAGTATGTCCATCTGAAAATGCTGGAGTTAATTCTGTATCCTTCTCTTCAGACTTTCTTGATACAGTTGTTTGTGAGAGTGAAAAGTTTCATTATGTAGATATCAACCAAAAAGGAGTGAAGAACTGGTCCAGACCTTTAGATGCATACTCCCAAAAAGATACTGGGATGTCAAAGTTTCAGACTGAACCTTGTTCCAAGGATACCACATACACATTGAAGTTTCCTGCTGGCTATGAGTTACATGAAGCACTTGGGCCAAGTTTTCTAAAAGAGAGCAAATATTTTGATTGGGCTGTGAAGGCAAATCAAGATGTTAAAGCCACTGAGATATCAGATGAGATTAGCTGTAGCCAATTGACGTCTGAACCTCAGCGAGAGCATCTCTTGGAAGCTATGGTGGCTAACATAGGCCATAATAATAATGTCAATAGCAAGTTGTCAGTTTCGGCAACAATGCAGGCTGCAATAGCCTCAGGAGGTAATCCTGAGGGTTCCATCCACACTGTGCACACTATTAATTCTGAAAGCTGTTCCATAGATCAGCCTCATCTTGGTAGAGAGGAAAAACATTATAGTTTGAGTTCATCTGGGATATGTGGTATAATGTCCCCAAAGGGTTTTTCTTCTACATGTCCTAGTTCATGTAGTGAACAGTTTGAGAGATCTTCTGAACCAACTAAGAACAGCAAGAAGAGGGCTAGGCCTGGTGAAAGTTGTAGGCCTAGACCAAGGGACAGACAACTTATCCAAGATCGTATTAAGGAGTTGAGGGAACTGGTACCCAATGGAGCAAAGGTATCTGTCGTATATAGTCCTGTCTCAGtaagttttgatttttttttatggttgtTCCAATTCAGATAGCTAAATGTTTCATATGGTCATGTCAACAGTGCAGTATTGATTCGCTACTGGAGTGCACCATAAAACACATGCTCTTTCTCAAGAATGTAACTAAGCATGCTGACAAGCTAAATAAATTTGGGGACACAAAGACGAAGGTACAGTTTGATAGAGTTTTAGAAGTCTGCCTCTGTTTCATAGGGCTGAAAAGAAGTTCACTGATTATACTTTAGTTAATGAGTATTGATATTTAATTCCTATAAATACACTTGTTTCTTATTTGGCCTTTGTCTTGCACAAATAAGATTTTGGCATTTTTTAGAGGACACTTGTTGTGTTTTCCGCACTAAAACTTcagttttttaaattcaaaattattttttaatatattaaaatataatcttTACTGAATATTTAACTTTGGTATTGATTTATGCTGTGACTGAGTTACGTATCTTTTGCCTCAGAAGAAAATGTGTTTTACTAGAAACGATATTAATTCTCAACATTTTCCCTTTAGCAGGATCataaaattttatgtatttgttcAATTGCTATTTAAGCTAGCAAGTTTTTATAGTGTTGATTGTCGAATGACCCATTTCAAAAGTTTGGTTTGCTCCATTTGAATGATTTATGAATGAGtgatttcatttttattatactatcTCCATTGTTTCACACTATTGAACTTGCGCAGTTGCATCACATTCAAAAAGACATTAACGGATCATCAAGTTATCAACAAGGTTCAAGTTGGGCAATGGAAGTAGGAGGCCATCTGAAAGTTTGTTCCATATTAGTGGAGAATCTTAATAAGAATGGCCAGATGCTAGTTGAGGTGTGTTAGGAGTTGAAAATTATAatctaatatatttttctagaaTAAACAAGAGAAAATCTCCATATGGGAAATGGAGGCAAGAATCCCTTCTAAAATTGTACTAACCACAGATATGTCCCTTGTATATGCTAATTATGACTTATGGTGCAGATGCTGTGTGAGGAGTGCAGCCATTTTCTTGAGATAGCAGAAGCCATCAGAAGCATGGGGCTGACAATACTGAATGGTGCAACAGAAGCTCATGGTGAGAAGACATGTATATGTTTTGTGGTTGAGGGAAGATCAGAAGTAAGCTTTATTTCTAATTCAATTAAACAAACTCACTGCATTACGTTCAACTACCAAGTGATTGATGCAAAGTGAATTGTCTGCCACAGGGCCAAAACAACAGAAATTTACACAGATTGGATATCTTGTGGCCGCTTGTTCAATTACTGCAATCCAAGAGCACAATGCATTCATAAAATCCATTTGATTCTTGGAAACTTATAAAGCTACTTCAGTGACTGTTGTAACTCAATCTTTGAAATTATACTCCAAATGTTAGGACctgtttatgtttttctttttcaataaaAGTAGAAACATGTATGTATACATGTTTGGTTGAATTTTAGAAAAGgaatctcaatttttttttttctaaattaagcCCTAATCAGAAAATACATAAAATGTTATTCCTGTTTTCTACGGAAAATTTTGAAGATGAAAAATCTACCGTGAGTGAAATGACTCCAATGCAACCATTCTTCAAGTTACCATCCTTCCAAGCCCCACTGCGTGCATTATCAGTATCCAGGTTTTCATCTTATTCTTCTTTTGTTCTCTTGTATTTTTGCTCTGCAAGTCTTTTTTTTCatcttgtttcttttttttctatataagtATCTAACTGTGCAGTTAGGGTGTACAAAGATTGTGGCCATTTGTGTATGGTTTTTGCTTCTGAATCTAATTGATTCAAGAGGTCCTGCAAATTCTAATATTCTACcttgtaataaattttaattggcAAGTCTTTTTGTAGTTATTTGAAGATGGTGCTAAGTTtgcaattattttatttggtaTTCATGTAAGGTTTCTGCTCTTATGAATTGCTTGGTGAAGATGGTTCGATGCATCTGTCTGAGAAGACCTTTAGTGCATATTGTCTTGTACGAACCATAATCTATTGTCTGTATCATTTCTGTGTTCACTACTTGTGTTATGTATACTGTTGGAGGAGTGACATGTGATGTGATTCATGGAGTTTTTTGATAACCTGTTTGCATATATAGGGACCTTGTGAACAAACGTTGGGGTAAATATAAGTTTGGTAATCTTGCTTATTTTACTTTAAAGGATAATCATGGTAAAAGAGATGTAACCTTGAGGTTATTATTTTTccacaaatgaaaagaaatatctcttattatataatgaaatattatcaATAGTTAGACTTATCATTTTCATATCTACTTTGTATAGATTTTATATATAGAATTTCTTCTCACTTATGTTTAAGTATCATTGCAAATACCCTTTAGAACCAAAGATGGTAAATATTTTGCTCCTActattttgattaatttattttttttaaatattttggaaTCCCTTggagatatatatatatatatatatatatatatatatatatatatatatatatatatatatacttttgaTTTGATGATAAGATTTTTGTTGTTGGATTggttaaaatgtattttaatcTATTAAAGTGTTCATGGATGATGTGAAATGGTTTTGACCTTTCTGttttaatgttaaaataataaattaatcaattaatttcatgtaaaacataattttaatctattaaaactCTGCTATCTTTGGAGgctttattttaattgattaaaagtgttttaatttattaaaattgtcaTATTAGATCTTATATACATTCCTCATTTCaaaatcaactaaaaaattatttgttatattgattaaattagatactattttaaaagattaaaaatatctgaatttatttaaatttatttttattattgataaatagtttctaaattgataattaattaattatcaagattttagttaattacctttatttttttttctttaagattaatttttttttaataattttttttagagttataaatattttactttctGAGATAGAGATTAAAATGAGTTCAAAATTGAGTTCAAAATTTCATAGAATGGTTATATCTTAATTTGAAAAGCATAATGCGTCTCatgagtttttcttttttgttgtgATGATTATGTTCGAGGTGACTTTTTTCTTGTTTCTTAAATCATTTTTCAATCTTTCTATCCTTTTTGGATAAGGTTTTCTAAGTATTAACATGGTGTTACTAAGTGAACCGTAAAATCTTGTAGGGTTAAATATATAGTTTGAACTTTTACTTTTGTGGTTGTGTATTTGTAAAACTTTGAAATTATACTAAGTTTAGTTGATTGTAACTGAACAACCATAGTAATTCTTAGTATGGTATTAAGTGAATCATTATAAAATTTGTCGTTTTCATCTCTCTATCACACAATTTCACATATTCttgaattattatatttttttattgaatgcACTACTATGAAGTCATCAtcaaattatgaaattaaaagatTTGATAAGGTTCTTATTCTAAAAAGTGAAAAATTGTGATAATTTAGTACACACCCCCTCTTTGAACACAACCCTTTGAATAGTTGGTTTGTGAAATTTGAAGTAGATGTTAGATTGAGTTTTGAATGGAGTTTTGAGTTAAATTAATGTGCGAATGAGTTTTAATATAGTTGATTTTGTTCGAGAATTGTGAATTaggataaattaatttaaatgtaGGATTTCATCACATAATTGAATTGATTTTGAATGACACATTAACTCATGTATGGTCAATTATGtttaaagaagaatgaatgtGGAAGTAATGCGGTATATGATTAAATTTGAACATGTTAAGATTGTTGAAGTTGATGGAATTGGTTTTGGTTGAAATTTGAAAGTAGTGTGAGTTGTTGCATAAGGTTATTTACTGTTACATCTTCGCTCAAGCAATAACTATATTTGATAGAATTTATAGGATGTTACAATTTCTTGTTTTTCCCGTTAGTacaaaacttatttaaaatttgatacaAATATGTAGTTATTTAATCTAAAAaccttaaaaaattaattagattGAATGgatttaataagaaaattattcaaTCTGATTCAAGccataaaatatgaaattagaTTAGATGAATTTAATATCAGATTAACACTAATCCAAACCGAATGATAATCATTTCATAATAATCCCATCAAATTGTTTTAATATGAAGAATTTAAAaggaacatttttt encodes the following:
- the LOC137830004 gene encoding transcription factor EMB1444-like isoform X4 — its product is MGSNLHRLLRSFCLGTDWKYAIFWKLKHRARMILTWEDAYYDNPNICDSSENKSCQNTWERIGSADFSHDPLGLAVAKMSYHVYSLGEGIVGQVAVTGKHRWICVDNQVTSSVPSFETIVVIAVVPLGVVQLGSLNKMDSETSESVPAYLQTTEKTMKHELLDNIMPFQCPGNNDSPHAVYEKTTVDVAKHEGPELNSDGSSILLQSMSNMMNVEQQKLLGMRPVNERKFEGNSSGREDTSVESGKKLSSFLHNLVTDNNGVNDLVCPSENAGVNSVSFSSDFLDTVVCESEKFHYVDINQKGVKNWSRPLDAYSQKDTGMSKFQTEPCSKDTTYTLKFPAGYELHEALGPSFLKESKYFDWAVKANQDVKATEISDEISCSQLTSEPQREHLLEAMVANIGHNNNVNSKLSVSATMQAAIASGGNPEGSIHTVHTINSESCSIDQPHLGREEKHYSLSSSGICGIMSPKGFSSTCPSSCSEQFERSSEPTKNSKKRARPGESCRPRPRDRQLIQDRIKELRELVPNGAKCSIDSLLECTIKHMLFLKNVTKHADKLNKFGDTKTKLHHIQKDINGSSSYQQGSSWAMEVGGHLKVCSILVENLNKNGQMLVEMLCEECSHFLEIAEAIRSMGLTILNGATEAHGEKTCICFVVEGRSEGQNNRNLHRLDILWPLVQLLQSKSTMHS
- the LOC137830004 gene encoding transcription factor EMB1444-like isoform X1 — its product is MGSNLHRLLRSFCLGTDWKYAIFWKLKHRARMILTWEDAYYDNPNICDSSENKSCQNTWERIGSADFSHDPLGLAVAKMSYHVYSLGEGIVGQVAVTGKHRWICVDNQVTSSVPSFEFADGWQSQFSAGIRTIVVIAVVPLGVVQLGSLNKVAEDMGVITCIRSLFLSNQDYTICHAPNQLQNSLKNSSSVMDSETSESVPAYLQTTEKTMKHELLDNIMPFQCPGNNDSPHAVYEKTTVDVAKHEGPELNSDGSSILLQSMSNMMNVEQQKLLGMRPVNERKFEGNSSGREDTSVESGKKLSSFLHNLVTDNNGVNDLVCPSENAGVNSVSFSSDFLDTVVCESEKFHYVDINQKGVKNWSRPLDAYSQKDTGMSKFQTEPCSKDTTYTLKFPAGYELHEALGPSFLKESKYFDWAVKANQDVKATEISDEISCSQLTSEPQREHLLEAMVANIGHNNNVNSKLSVSATMQAAIASGGNPEGSIHTVHTINSESCSIDQPHLGREEKHYSLSSSGICGIMSPKGFSSTCPSSCSEQFERSSEPTKNSKKRARPGESCRPRPRDRQLIQDRIKELRELVPNGAKCSIDSLLECTIKHMLFLKNVTKHADKLNKFGDTKTKLHHIQKDINGSSSYQQGSSWAMEVGGHLKVCSILVENLNKNGQMLVEMLCEECSHFLEIAEAIRSMGLTILNGATEAHGEKTCICFVVEGRSEGQNNRNLHRLDILWPLVQLLQSKSTMHS
- the LOC137830004 gene encoding transcription factor EMB1444-like isoform X2, with the protein product MGSNLHRLLRSFCLGTDWKYAIFWKLKHRARMILTWEDAYYDNPNICDSSENKSCQNTWERIGSADFSHDPLGLAVAKMSYHVYSLGEGIVGQVAVTGKHRWICVDNQVTSSVPSFETIVVIAVVPLGVVQLGSLNKVAEDMGVITCIRSLFLSNQDYTICHAPNQLQNSLKNSSSVMDSETSESVPAYLQTTEKTMKHELLDNIMPFQCPGNNDSPHAVYEKTTVDVAKHEGPELNSDGSSILLQSMSNMMNVEQQKLLGMRPVNERKFEGNSSGREDTSVESGKKLSSFLHNLVTDNNGVNDLVCPSENAGVNSVSFSSDFLDTVVCESEKFHYVDINQKGVKNWSRPLDAYSQKDTGMSKFQTEPCSKDTTYTLKFPAGYELHEALGPSFLKESKYFDWAVKANQDVKATEISDEISCSQLTSEPQREHLLEAMVANIGHNNNVNSKLSVSATMQAAIASGGNPEGSIHTVHTINSESCSIDQPHLGREEKHYSLSSSGICGIMSPKGFSSTCPSSCSEQFERSSEPTKNSKKRARPGESCRPRPRDRQLIQDRIKELRELVPNGAKCSIDSLLECTIKHMLFLKNVTKHADKLNKFGDTKTKLHHIQKDINGSSSYQQGSSWAMEVGGHLKVCSILVENLNKNGQMLVEMLCEECSHFLEIAEAIRSMGLTILNGATEAHGEKTCICFVVEGRSEGQNNRNLHRLDILWPLVQLLQSKSTMHS
- the LOC137830004 gene encoding transcription factor EMB1444-like isoform X6; translated protein: MGSNLHRLLRSFCLGTDWKYAIFWKLKHRARIIVGQVAVTGKHRWICVDNQVTSSVPSFEFADGWQSQFSAGIRTIVVIAVVPLGVVQLGSLNKMDSETSESVPAYLQTTEKTMKHELLDNIMPFQCPGNNDSPHAVYEKTTVDVAKHEGPELNSDGSSILLQSMSNMMNVEQQKLLGMRPVNERKFEGNSSGREDTSVESGKKLSSFLHNLVTDNNGVNDLVCPSENAGVNSVSFSSDFLDTVVCESEKFHYVDINQKGVKNWSRPLDAYSQKDTGMSKFQTEPCSKDTTYTLKFPAGYELHEALGPSFLKESKYFDWAVKANQDVKATEISDEISCSQLTSEPQREHLLEAMVANIGHNNNVNSKLSVSATMQAAIASGGNPEGSIHTVHTINSESCSIDQPHLGREEKHYSLSSSGICGIMSPKGFSSTCPSSCSEQFERSSEPTKNSKKRARPGESCRPRPRDRQLIQDRIKELRELVPNGAKCSIDSLLECTIKHMLFLKNVTKHADKLNKFGDTKTKLHHIQKDINGSSSYQQGSSWAMEVGGHLKVCSILVENLNKNGQMLVEMLCEECSHFLEIAEAIRSMGLTILNGATEAHGEKTCICFVVEGRSEGQNNRNLHRLDILWPLVQLLQSKSTMHS
- the LOC137830004 gene encoding transcription factor EMB1444-like isoform X5; this encodes MGSNLHRLLRSFCLGTDWKYAIFWKLKHRARIIVGQVAVTGKHRWICVDNQVTSSVPSFEFADGWQSQFSAGIRTIVVIAVVPLGVVQLGSLNKVAEDMGVITCIRSLFLSNQDYTICHAPNQLQNSLKNSSSVMDSETSESVPAYLQTTEKTMKHELLDNIMPFQCPGNNDSPHAVYEKTTVDVAKHEGPELNSDGSSILLQSMSNMMNVEQQKLLGMRPVNERKFEGNSSGREDTSVESGKKLSSFLHNLVTDNNGVNDLVCPSENAGVNSVSFSSDFLDTVVCESEKFHYVDINQKGVKNWSRPLDAYSQKDTGMSKFQTEPCSKDTTYTLKFPAGYELHEALGPSFLKESKYFDWAVKANQDVKATEISDEISCSQLTSEPQREHLLEAMVANIGHNNNVNSKLSVSATMQAAIASGGNPEGSIHTVHTINSESCSIDQPHLGREEKHYSLSSSGICGIMSPKGFSSTCPSSCSEQFERSSEPTKNSKKRARPGESCRPRPRDRQLIQDRIKELRELVPNGAKCSIDSLLECTIKHMLFLKNVTKHADKLNKFGDTKTKLHHIQKDINGSSSYQQGSSWAMEVGGHLKVCSILVENLNKNGQMLVEMLCEECSHFLEIAEAIRSMGLTILNGATEAHGEKTCICFVVEGRSEGQNNRNLHRLDILWPLVQLLQSKSTMHS
- the LOC137830004 gene encoding transcription factor EMB1444-like isoform X3, which encodes MGSNLHRLLRSFCLGTDWKYAIFWKLKHRARMILTWEDAYYDNPNICDSSENKSCQNTWERIGSADFSHDPLGLAVAKMSYHVYSLGEGIVGQVAVTGKHRWICVDNQVTSSVPSFEFADGWQSQFSAGIRTIVVIAVVPLGVVQLGSLNKMDSETSESVPAYLQTTEKTMKHELLDNIMPFQCPGNNDSPHAVYEKTTVDVAKHEGPELNSDGSSILLQSMSNMMNVEQQKLLGMRPVNERKFEGNSSGREDTSVESGKKLSSFLHNLVTDNNGVNDLVCPSENAGVNSVSFSSDFLDTVVCESEKFHYVDINQKGVKNWSRPLDAYSQKDTGMSKFQTEPCSKDTTYTLKFPAGYELHEALGPSFLKESKYFDWAVKANQDVKATEISDEISCSQLTSEPQREHLLEAMVANIGHNNNVNSKLSVSATMQAAIASGGNPEGSIHTVHTINSESCSIDQPHLGREEKHYSLSSSGICGIMSPKGFSSTCPSSCSEQFERSSEPTKNSKKRARPGESCRPRPRDRQLIQDRIKELRELVPNGAKCSIDSLLECTIKHMLFLKNVTKHADKLNKFGDTKTKLHHIQKDINGSSSYQQGSSWAMEVGGHLKVCSILVENLNKNGQMLVEMLCEECSHFLEIAEAIRSMGLTILNGATEAHGEKTCICFVVEGRSEGQNNRNLHRLDILWPLVQLLQSKSTMHS